AGGTGGGGAAATAAAGGGACTCTCCTCACAGGAACTTCTTCCCTTCCGGAAAAATCTGCTGTAAAGACAACACTTGAATTAATTCGTGTTAAGGGATGGTAGCCCGAGATAGCCAACCGAAATCGTTCGAACGCTAATACCCTAAAATGGGCCAGTCCAAATCAACCAACATTCAGTCGATCATCCCGAAATCCAACTTTCAACTTGCACCCTTCAACTTGCAACCCAATAAAGTTCAACTAACTACCTTTACAACATGTTCCAGGACAACACCTCCCGCACCGAACTCGGGCAAATGGGCGAATTCGGCTTTATTGAACACCTTTCACGCTCGGTCAAAATCCATCATCCGGAGGAATCATTAAAAGGCATCGGCGACGACGCGGCCGTTTTGGATACGAAGGGGGAGCTGTCGGTTGTCTCAACCGATATGCTGGTCGAAGGGGTGCACTTCGATCTTGCCTTTCACCCGTTGCGCCACCTGGGATACAAGGCGGTCGTGGTCAATGTATCCGACCTCTGCGCGATGAATGCGGACCCTAAACAGGTATTGGTCAGCATCGCTGTATCCAACCGCTTCTCGCTCGAAGCCCTGGACGAACTGTACGAAGGCATGCACCTTGCCTGCGAACGCTATAAAGTCGACCTGGTCGGGGGCGATACCACTGCTTCCCGTTCCGGTCTTGTCATCAGCATCACCATCCTGGGCACCGCGAAAAAAGAACAACTGGTTTATCGAAACGGCGCCAGGGCGAAAGACCTGCTGTGCGTGACCGGCGACCTCGGTGGCGCCTATATCGGACTGCAGGTGCTCGAACGTGAGAAAAAGATCTTTCTGGAAAATCCCGGCATACAACCCGACCTGTCGGGCAACGAGTATGTGATCGAACGGCAACTCAAACCGGAAGCCCGCCGGGAAACGATCCTCAAACTTCGGGAACTCGGCGTTCATCCGACCTCGATGATCGACATCTCCGATGGCTTGTCGTCCGAAACCCTTCATCTTTGCCGGCAATCCGGAACGGGTTGCGACTTGTACGAAGACAAATTTCCCATCGATCCGCAGACGTACGACCGGGCACGTGAGTTCGGTCTCGACCCGACCGTCTGCGCT
This DNA window, taken from Bacteroidota bacterium, encodes the following:
- the thiL gene encoding thiamine-phosphate kinase; protein product: MFQDNTSRTELGQMGEFGFIEHLSRSVKIHHPEESLKGIGDDAAVLDTKGELSVVSTDMLVEGVHFDLAFHPLRHLGYKAVVVNVSDLCAMNADPKQVLVSIAVSNRFSLEALDELYEGMHLACERYKVDLVGGDTTASRSGLVISITILGTAKKEQLVYRNGARAKDLLCVTGDLGGAYIGLQVLEREKKIFLENPGIQPDLSGNEYVIERQLKPEARRETILKLRELGVHPTSMIDISDGLSSETLHLCRQSGTGCDLYEDKFPIDPQTYDRAREFGLDPTVCALSGGEDYELLFTIRPDDYEKLREHLDVSIIGHMTDQASGVNLITRSGGSVPITAQGWDALLSQN